The proteins below are encoded in one region of Silene latifolia isolate original U9 population chromosome 2, ASM4854445v1, whole genome shotgun sequence:
- the LOC141641062 gene encoding uncharacterized protein LOC141641062: MEGLLKELRGLGDQVRWPKPPTQDRPNDDRDNNKRCEWHQDIGHRTEDCYRLRKEVKFQVHKVNLDHLLSRGGKQDMREAGNQVLPSAPPICTKIISVITGGSELSGLTYSAAKRKATGSKGDHPETSYRVSQSNLPPVTFDETDIESSAEQHDDALTITLSVGNCTVRKAFVDTGSSVNLIMLETLKTMGFDKENLIKKSVPLVGFIGETAHLVGEITIPTYIE; the protein is encoded by the coding sequence ATGGAAGGGTTGCTGAAAGAGCTAAGAGGCCTAGGTGATCAGGTGAGGTGGCCAAAGCCTCCCACTCAAGATCGACCCAATGACGACAGAGACAACAACAAGAGATGCGAATGGCATCAGGACATAGGGCACAGGACAGAAGATTGCTACAGGTTGCGCAAAGAAGTGAAGTTCCAGGTACACAAGGTAAACTTGGACCACTtgttatcacgtgggggcaagcaggacATGAGAGAAGCAGGAAACCAGGTGCTTCCTTCTGCCCCACCCATATGCACGAAAATTATTAGCGTGATAACAGGCGGATCCGAGCTGTCGGGTTTGACATATTCCGCCGCTAAGAGGAAAGCCACCGGAAGTAAAGGGGATCATCCAGAAACTTCATACAGAGTAAGCCAGAGCAATTTACCCCCGGTAACTTTCGAcgaaaccgacatagaaagcagTGCAGAGCAACACGACGATGCCCTAACCATAACGTTATCCGTTGGCAATTGCACCGTACGAAAAGCATTTGTGGATACAGGGAGTTCTGTGAACCTCATCATGCTTGAAACCCTCAAAACCATGGGTTTTGATAAAGAGAACCTGATAAAGAAATCTGTACCCCTAGTGGGATTCATCGGTGAGACTGCGCATTTGGTAGGTGAGATAACCATCCCAACATATATTGAATGA